One Candidatus Bathyarchaeota archaeon genomic window carries:
- a CDS encoding acyltransferase family protein: MSGVIRSECEGLNAQDSKVPLQSKPVNVNYPVDLIRTIAILMVILVHASFFPYKIPGEITSAVIINWFTADVYGAIGYLGVPLFVMLSGALLLNPAKADEPMGEFFKKRFHRIGLPLIFWTVVYFIWSFTVYDKPVTFSSIGQGLISGSYPILWFLYLLVGLYAVTPILRILVKHIDRNKFTLLIAIWFVGTISVPIIRTFTSLSFDPFMFVITDWVGFFLLGIYLVNTKIHSAVAYVGLAFGLLVAIFGEWFLTANMGEQATGYFHGYLSFNMIIASAALFLILISIPKSRIENGNATVNRLIRWIEQNTLPLYLVHVIVLETLHLGLLGFSFPYTNNLLFDVPLIALVTFVLSAAIIYPLKKISYVAKLIG; this comes from the coding sequence ATGAGTGGTGTAATCCGTTCCGAATGCGAGGGGCTTAATGCGCAAGACTCTAAAGTACCATTGCAGTCAAAGCCAGTCAACGTAAATTATCCAGTAGACTTAATCCGCACCATCGCAATTCTAATGGTCATACTCGTTCACGCCTCATTTTTCCCCTACAAAATCCCCGGTGAAATCACCTCCGCTGTCATAATAAACTGGTTCACCGCTGATGTTTATGGTGCCATCGGATACTTGGGAGTGCCACTATTCGTAATGTTGAGCGGTGCCCTGCTACTGAACCCAGCTAAGGCTGATGAGCCAATGGGAGAGTTCTTCAAAAAACGCTTCCACCGCATTGGTTTACCGCTTATTTTTTGGACTGTGGTGTATTTTATTTGGAGTTTTACTGTTTACGATAAGCCAGTCACGTTCTCCAGCATAGGGCAAGGTCTAATTTCTGGTTCATACCCAATTTTGTGGTTTCTTTACTTGCTTGTAGGATTATACGCTGTGACGCCCATCCTGCGCATTTTAGTCAAGCATATCGACCGCAACAAATTCACGCTTTTAATTGCCATTTGGTTTGTCGGCACAATCTCAGTTCCCATAATCCGTACTTTCACCAGTTTGAGCTTTGACCCTTTCATGTTTGTAATCACTGATTGGGTCGGATTTTTCCTCTTAGGCATCTACCTTGTTAACACAAAGATACATTCAGCCGTGGCATATGTGGGCTTAGCCTTTGGATTGCTTGTGGCAATCTTTGGCGAATGGTTCCTCACTGCCAACATGGGCGAACAGGCTACAGGTTATTTCCACGGATATTTAAGTTTCAATATGATAATTGCTTCAGCCGCGCTTTTTCTTATTCTAATAAGTATTCCAAAGAGCCGCATTGAAAACGGCAACGCAACCGTCAACCGCCTAATCCGCTGGATTGAGCAAAATACTTTGCCCCTTTATTTGGTGCACGTTATCGTTTTGGAGACGCTTCATCTTGGACTTTTAGGCTTCAGTTTTCCTTACACAAACAACCTGCTGTTTGATGTGCCGCTGATTGCCCTTGTTACATTTGTGTTATCAGCCGCCATCATTTATCCTCTAAAGAAGATATCTTATGTAGCAAAACTGATTGGTTGA
- a CDS encoding Ni/Fe hydrogenase subunit alpha, with amino-acid sequence MKEIIIDPITRLEGHGNVSIFLNDQGEVENAYLKIPELRGFEKFCIGRKAELMPQLTTRICGVCPVAHHFAAVKALDAAFNVEPTSAAKKLRELMYSAYYIYDHTLHFYYLGGPDFVVGPDAPPEKRNILGVIEKVGLDIAKEVIKHRAYGQKMTEIIGGKATHPVCGLPGGMSKPLSEENRQEIERMAASCVNFAQFTLKLFHDVVLGNTKYVDLIKSDAYTMPTYYMGTVDKNNKVNFYDGKIRVVDPKGKEFLKFEPKDYLKHIGEHVEPWTYSKFPYLKAIGWKGQVPGADSGVYRVGPLGRLNASDGMATPLAQAEYEVMYKTLGGKPVHSTLAFHWARLIELLYATERAMELVKDPEITSKNVRNKPGEPGEGVGITEAARGTLIHHYVLDKDALVKDVNLIVATTNNYPAICMSIRDAAKGLIHDGKVDNGILNMVEMAFRAYDPCFGCATHAAVGQMPLTVEVFNAQKQLVSKVSR; translated from the coding sequence ATGAAAGAAATAATAATTGACCCAATCACACGCCTTGAAGGACACGGAAACGTATCCATATTCCTAAACGACCAAGGCGAAGTAGAAAACGCTTACCTAAAAATCCCCGAACTAAGAGGCTTCGAAAAATTCTGCATCGGCAGAAAAGCCGAACTCATGCCTCAACTAACCACCAGAATCTGCGGTGTCTGCCCAGTTGCCCACCACTTTGCAGCAGTTAAAGCCTTAGACGCAGCATTCAACGTAGAACCAACTTCGGCAGCAAAGAAGCTTCGAGAACTAATGTACAGCGCCTACTACATTTATGACCATACACTACACTTCTATTATCTTGGTGGACCAGATTTCGTTGTCGGACCAGATGCGCCACCAGAAAAACGCAACATTCTCGGCGTCATCGAGAAAGTAGGCTTAGACATTGCAAAAGAAGTCATAAAACATCGGGCTTACGGTCAAAAAATGACCGAAATCATCGGGGGAAAAGCCACTCATCCAGTCTGTGGATTACCAGGCGGGATGTCAAAGCCGCTAAGCGAAGAAAACAGGCAAGAAATCGAGAGAATGGCTGCTTCATGCGTAAACTTTGCGCAATTCACGCTTAAACTGTTCCATGATGTAGTTTTAGGCAACACCAAATACGTTGACCTAATCAAGAGTGATGCTTACACAATGCCAACCTACTATATGGGCACAGTTGATAAAAACAATAAAGTAAACTTTTATGATGGCAAAATTCGAGTTGTTGACCCCAAAGGTAAAGAGTTCCTAAAGTTTGAACCCAAAGATTACCTAAAACACATCGGCGAACACGTGGAACCATGGACATACAGCAAATTCCCATACCTCAAAGCAATCGGCTGGAAAGGACAAGTTCCAGGCGCAGACAGCGGTGTTTACCGTGTCGGTCCACTTGGACGATTAAATGCTTCCGATGGTATGGCAACTCCGCTTGCACAGGCAGAATACGAGGTCATGTACAAGACGCTCGGCGGTAAACCAGTTCACAGCACCTTGGCTTTCCACTGGGCAAGACTCATCGAATTGCTCTACGCAACTGAACGTGCGATGGAACTAGTTAAAGACCCAGAAATCACAAGCAAAAACGTGCGCAACAAGCCAGGCGAACCAGGCGAAGGAGTCGGCATCACCGAAGCAGCACGCGGAACACTAATCCACCACTACGTCCTAGACAAAGACGCGCTCGTTAAAGACGTTAACTTAATCGTGGCAACCACCAACAACTACCCAGCCATCTGCATGAGCATCCGCGACGCAGCAAAAGGCTTAATCCACGACGGCAAAGTCGACAACGGCATCCTAAACATGGTTGAGATGGCTTTCCGAGCCTACGACCCATGCTTCGGCTGCGCAACACATGCTGCAGTTGGACAAATGCCCCTAACTGTTGAGGTCTTTAACGCTCAAAAACAGTTAGTCAGCAAAGTTAGCCGTTAA
- a CDS encoding oxidoreductase yields the protein MSQKLKIAFYWAASCGGCEIAVLDINEKILDVVKIADIVFWPVAMDIKYKDVEALPDKHIDITFFNGSIRNSEQEHMAKLLRQKSKTLVAFGSCAHEGCIPGLANLHNKNEIFEQVYIKDKSNINPASTAPQTVTKVPEGTLKIPEFYDTVKTLDQTVDVDYYLPGCPPPVKLIAAAVDAIASNQLPPKGSVLAPLKAVCDECERKRENKKIGKLYRVYEKAPEPEKCLLEQGILCMGLATRSGCGAQCLKVDMPCTGCGGPAPSVPEQGAAMISALASILGYDGEPGKVKYTEKEIEDLISQIKDPVGTFYMYSLPASILKRKVIKK from the coding sequence ATGAGTCAAAAATTAAAAATAGCCTTCTATTGGGCTGCAAGTTGCGGCGGCTGCGAAATAGCCGTCTTAGACATAAACGAGAAAATCCTAGACGTAGTAAAAATCGCCGACATAGTTTTCTGGCCAGTCGCCATGGACATCAAATACAAAGATGTCGAAGCACTCCCAGACAAACACATCGACATAACATTCTTCAACGGTTCCATCCGCAACAGCGAACAAGAACATATGGCAAAACTTCTAAGACAAAAATCAAAAACTCTGGTTGCTTTCGGTTCATGCGCCCACGAAGGCTGCATACCAGGGCTTGCAAACTTGCATAATAAGAATGAAATTTTTGAGCAGGTTTACATTAAAGACAAGTCCAACATTAACCCAGCCTCAACCGCTCCTCAAACCGTAACCAAGGTTCCTGAAGGAACCCTCAAAATCCCAGAATTCTACGACACAGTAAAAACCCTCGACCAAACCGTTGACGTTGACTACTACCTGCCAGGTTGCCCACCCCCAGTTAAACTAATTGCCGCCGCAGTAGACGCCATCGCAAGCAATCAGTTGCCGCCAAAAGGCTCAGTGCTAGCTCCCCTCAAAGCAGTCTGCGACGAATGCGAACGCAAACGCGAAAACAAAAAAATCGGTAAACTCTACCGAGTCTACGAAAAGGCTCCTGAACCAGAAAAGTGTCTCCTCGAACAAGGCATCTTATGCATGGGGCTTGCAACCAGAAGCGGTTGTGGCGCACAATGCCTAAAAGTAGACATGCCTTGCACAGGTTGCGGTGGACCAGCCCCCAGCGTGCCAGAACAAGGCGCAGCAATGATATCTGCATTAGCGTCCATTCTCGGATATGACGGCGAGCCAGGCAAAGTAAAATATACTGAGAAGGAGATTGAAGACTTGATCAGCCAAATTAAAGATCCAGTTGGCACCTTCTACATGTACAGTCTTCCAGCTTCCATCCTTAAAAGAAAGGTGATTAAAAAATGA
- a CDS encoding helix-turn-helix domain-containing protein gives MLTKSEQIENVTFQALAHQTRRTIIRIVQSRKQGISYTELITELGLSTGKLNYHLEQLKGLIEKNSSNYYVLTSFGEKAVEHLNLIQQRTSM, from the coding sequence ATGTTGACTAAGAGTGAGCAGATTGAAAATGTTACCTTCCAAGCTTTAGCTCATCAGACGCGTCGGACGATAATTAGAATTGTTCAGTCAAGAAAGCAAGGCATATCGTATACCGAACTTATTACTGAACTTGGTTTATCTACTGGAAAGCTTAACTATCATTTAGAACAGCTCAAGGGGTTAATTGAAAAAAATAGTAGCAACTACTACGTTTTAACATCTTTTGGAGAAAAAGCCGTCGAGCACCTAAACCTTATTCAACAAAGAACAAGCATGTAA
- a CDS encoding nitrous oxide-stimulated promoter family protein, translating into MQPQPPNPNHKRMKREKKTIQCMVEIYCKNHHSTHGEICPECKQFQEYAFMRLDKCPFQEKKSTCGKCLIHCYRPDMKEQVKKVMRYSGPRMLLHHPSLALHHVWDGRRKPPRLERKQPSNE; encoded by the coding sequence ATGCAACCGCAACCTCCCAACCCCAATCATAAGAGAATGAAGCGCGAGAAAAAAACCATACAGTGCATGGTAGAAATCTACTGCAAAAACCACCACAGCACTCATGGAGAGATTTGCCCTGAATGCAAACAGTTCCAAGAGTACGCTTTTATGCGTCTGGATAAGTGCCCTTTTCAAGAGAAAAAAAGCACATGCGGCAAATGCCTAATTCACTGTTACCGACCAGACATGAAAGAGCAAGTCAAGAAAGTAATGCGTTATTCTGGTCCACGAATGCTTCTGCATCATCCAAGTTTAGCGTTGCATCATGTGTGGGATGGTCGTAGGAAACCTCCACGGCTAGAGAGGAAACAGCCTAGCAATGAATAG
- a CDS encoding glucose-1-phosphate thymidylyltransferase, with amino-acid sequence MKALVLSGGKGTRLRPLTFTCAKQLIPVANKPILGYVLDQIATTSIRKVGVITAPETGRYVENYVGDGSSWSLKVSYIPQEPLGLAHAVKTAKRFLGQDSFVMCLGDNLTGQGLNMFVKKFKSEHLDALIILKEVENPSSFGIAQLDAKGNIVHLVEKPKTPMGNLAIIGTYLFSNKIHQAIERIKPSWRGELEITDAIEEMIRMGFSVKAEILDSWWLDTGKKDDILSANAKILDEYIERQVNGTVTNSTVDGRVKVDSEAKIINSTVRGPCVIGRNVLIENSFIGPYTSIGDNSKVLNSNMEYCVVQEDVVVRDVERIEDSLIGKNAKVTRNQRNRTIKLHVGDYSEVEV; translated from the coding sequence ATGAAAGCACTTGTTTTAAGCGGCGGCAAAGGAACGAGGCTTAGACCTTTAACTTTCACATGCGCTAAACAGCTTATTCCAGTTGCTAACAAACCCATTTTGGGGTATGTTCTTGACCAAATTGCGACGACGAGCATAAGAAAGGTGGGCGTTATTACAGCGCCTGAGACTGGCAGATATGTGGAGAATTATGTTGGTGATGGTTCAAGCTGGAGCCTCAAAGTTTCTTATATTCCGCAGGAACCGCTTGGTCTGGCTCATGCTGTTAAAACAGCCAAGCGTTTTCTAGGTCAGGATTCGTTTGTCATGTGTTTAGGTGACAACTTGACGGGTCAAGGTTTGAACATGTTTGTCAAGAAGTTTAAAAGTGAGCACCTTGACGCGCTAATTATTCTAAAAGAGGTTGAGAACCCCTCTAGTTTCGGTATCGCACAGTTGGATGCGAAAGGTAATATTGTCCATTTGGTTGAGAAGCCTAAGACCCCAATGGGTAATCTTGCTATTATCGGCACTTACCTGTTTTCTAACAAGATTCACCAAGCTATTGAAAGGATTAAGCCGTCTTGGCGAGGTGAATTGGAGATAACGGATGCCATTGAAGAAATGATTAGAATGGGCTTCTCAGTTAAGGCTGAAATTTTGGATTCTTGGTGGCTTGATACTGGCAAAAAAGACGATATCTTATCGGCTAACGCGAAAATATTAGACGAGTACATCGAGCGCCAGGTTAATGGAACGGTAACCAACAGCACAGTAGATGGCAGAGTAAAGGTGGATTCAGAAGCAAAAATCATAAACAGCACGGTCAGAGGACCATGTGTGATAGGAAGGAACGTGTTGATTGAGAACTCGTTCATTGGACCATACACAAGCATCGGCGATAACTCAAAGGTCTTGAATTCTAACATGGAATACTGCGTTGTGCAAGAAGATGTTGTTGTTCGTGATGTGGAGCGGATTGAAGACAGTTTGATTGGTAAAAACGCTAAAGTTACTCGGAATCAGCGGAACAGGACTATAAAGTTACATGTTGGCGATTACTCGGAAGTAGAAGTTTAG
- the rfbB gene encoding dTDP-glucose 4,6-dehydratase translates to MKLLVTGGLGFIGSNFCRHVLAKHPDYELINVDKMGIGSNPTSLRDLENNKRYTFIKGDICNPQLINRLVHQVDAVVNIAAETHVDRSIADPNVFLQNNTLGTFTILEAIRKHNHKAKLLQVSTDEVYGEALEGSFTESTPPKPSNPYSASKAAADMFVLSYHRTFGLKASITRCTNNFGPYQLPEKLIPKTVIRALRDLPIPIYGKGTNIRDWIYVEDHCEAVCTVLEKGNAGEIYNVSAGNEVSNLDIVKKILAQMNKPESLITFVEDRPGHDVRYSLDSSKIRSELGWKPKFSFEESLKSTVQWYLDNEHWWSPFATDVILHPTPWKLGGFR, encoded by the coding sequence ATGAAATTGTTAGTTACTGGCGGTTTAGGATTCATCGGAAGCAACTTCTGTAGACATGTTCTTGCCAAGCATCCAGACTACGAGCTGATTAACGTTGATAAGATGGGTATAGGCTCTAATCCGACTAGCCTGCGTGATTTAGAGAATAACAAGCGTTACACTTTCATTAAGGGTGACATTTGTAATCCTCAACTCATTAACAGGTTAGTTCATCAAGTCGATGCCGTGGTAAATATCGCCGCTGAAACGCACGTTGACCGCAGCATAGCTGATCCAAACGTGTTCTTGCAGAACAATACGTTGGGAACCTTCACTATTTTGGAGGCTATACGCAAACATAACCATAAGGCTAAGCTTTTGCAGGTGTCGACAGATGAAGTTTACGGCGAAGCACTTGAGGGTTCTTTCACCGAGAGCACGCCGCCTAAGCCGTCTAATCCTTACTCTGCTTCGAAGGCGGCTGCTGACATGTTTGTTCTGTCTTATCATAGGACGTTTGGTTTGAAAGCATCTATTACACGGTGCACCAACAATTTCGGTCCTTACCAGTTGCCTGAGAAGTTAATTCCTAAAACGGTTATTCGTGCGTTGAGGGATTTGCCAATCCCAATTTACGGGAAAGGAACCAACATTCGAGACTGGATTTACGTCGAAGACCATTGTGAAGCAGTATGCACCGTGCTTGAGAAGGGCAATGCTGGTGAAATCTACAATGTTTCAGCTGGCAATGAGGTTTCCAACCTCGATATTGTTAAAAAAATCCTGGCTCAAATGAATAAGCCTGAAAGCCTAATTACCTTTGTTGAGGATAGACCTGGCCATGATGTTCGTTATAGTTTGGATTCATCTAAGATTAGGTCTGAGTTGGGTTGGAAGCCTAAGTTTAGTTTTGAGGAGTCTTTGAAGTCGACGGTTCAGTGGTATCTTGATAATGAGCATTGGTGGTCGCCGTTTGCTACTGATGTAATTTTGCATCCTACGCCTTGGAAGCTTGGTGGCTTTCGTTGA
- a CDS encoding flippase, protein MTKAAQMAQTTAKGSVHLLWGLILSTVISAVGTIFIAKLLGDENYGLYTIAVNAPVLFATFRDWGINTAITRYVAQYNSQNQLEKIKSTILSGLIFELTLGIILTIISFTLSGFLANLFGRPLITPLIQISSIVILTGALISTATAAFTGLEKMHLNSIMLIVQAAVKTGLIIALVLLGFGTAGAVWGYITAALIAGLTGILLTYTMYKSLPKTPNSKLEILSTTKIMLKYGAPISVGAILYGFLGQFYSYLMNIYVTGQTGDAAIGNYSVALNFVVLITFFATPVLTMMLPAFSKLDAQKDQQTLKNVFQYSVKYASLIVVPVTAIVMTLAQPAIITIFQTDYSQAPLFLALLSISYLFTAFGSLSVSNLINGQGYTKFNIKVAILTAVIGFPLSFILISNYGVVGLIITSIVVSLPGLFISLIFIKKQFSVSVEWLSSAKILFSSAVASVLTYLLILLLALPAPLELAIGVVVFVFVFTIMSVLTRTLNKADITNVRDIVNALGPLRKPLNIIIDIVEKLVELVH, encoded by the coding sequence ATGACCAAAGCAGCACAAATGGCGCAAACAACAGCCAAAGGCAGCGTACACCTACTCTGGGGACTAATCCTCTCCACAGTCATCTCAGCAGTCGGCACCATATTCATAGCCAAGCTTCTGGGCGACGAAAACTACGGACTATACACCATAGCTGTAAATGCACCCGTACTATTCGCCACCTTCAGAGACTGGGGAATAAATACAGCAATCACAAGATACGTAGCACAATATAACAGCCAAAACCAACTAGAAAAAATCAAAAGCACAATCCTATCTGGACTAATTTTCGAATTAACCCTTGGTATTATACTTACAATAATCTCTTTCACTTTGTCAGGTTTTTTGGCCAACTTGTTTGGCCGACCGTTAATAACTCCTTTAATCCAGATATCCTCAATCGTTATCCTAACAGGTGCACTCATCAGCACAGCAACAGCTGCTTTTACAGGGCTAGAAAAAATGCACCTAAACAGCATAATGCTCATTGTCCAAGCCGCAGTCAAAACGGGTCTCATAATAGCACTTGTGCTTCTAGGTTTTGGCACAGCAGGCGCAGTATGGGGTTACATAACCGCTGCCTTAATAGCAGGACTAACTGGCATACTGCTCACCTATACAATGTACAAGTCTCTTCCAAAAACACCCAATAGCAAACTAGAAATCCTATCCACAACCAAAATCATGCTAAAGTACGGCGCCCCAATATCAGTGGGCGCAATCCTATATGGCTTTTTAGGGCAATTCTATAGTTATCTAATGAACATTTACGTCACTGGACAAACTGGTGACGCTGCGATAGGTAACTACAGCGTAGCCCTAAACTTCGTGGTCCTAATAACGTTCTTCGCCACACCTGTACTAACTATGATGTTGCCAGCCTTCTCCAAACTAGATGCCCAAAAAGACCAGCAAACCCTAAAAAACGTCTTCCAATACTCCGTCAAATACGCCTCATTGATAGTTGTTCCAGTAACAGCTATTGTCATGACACTTGCACAACCGGCCATTATCACAATATTCCAAACAGACTATTCTCAAGCACCTCTCTTTCTGGCGTTACTTTCAATAAGTTACCTCTTCACAGCCTTTGGAAGCCTGAGTGTGAGCAACCTCATAAACGGTCAAGGATACACAAAATTCAACATCAAAGTAGCCATACTCACAGCGGTTATAGGTTTCCCATTAAGCTTCATACTCATCTCAAACTACGGAGTGGTAGGCTTAATAATAACTTCTATAGTCGTGAGTTTACCTGGCCTGTTCATTAGTTTGATATTCATAAAGAAACAATTCAGTGTCTCAGTAGAATGGCTTTCTTCAGCTAAAATCTTATTCTCATCCGCAGTAGCATCAGTCTTAACATATCTGCTGATTTTACTTCTAGCCCTCCCAGCTCCATTGGAGCTAGCGATAGGTGTAGTCGTGTTCGTCTTTGTCTTCACCATCATGTCAGTACTTACCCGAACCCTAAACAAGGCCGATATAACCAATGTCCGAGATATCGTTAATGCGCTTGGTCCTTTGCGAAAACCACTAAATATTATAATAGATATTGTCGAAAAATTAGTCGAGCTTGTTCACTAA
- a CDS encoding hydrogenase 3 maturation endopeptidase HyCI, protein MPDKIEKKLKDWLDGAKRVVIAGIGNPIRQDDYIGLKIVEDLKNKLSKNVLLLECETVPESYLLDIEEFNPTNVLLVDAAFLGLKPGQVRLVDAESIVDFSAVTTHILPLRLFCEYVKQATGAKIGLLLVEPKNMEFGEGLSSEVQATAKKLTEVLLGLFG, encoded by the coding sequence ATGCCTGATAAAATCGAAAAAAAACTCAAAGACTGGTTAGACGGCGCAAAGCGGGTTGTAATAGCTGGAATTGGCAACCCCATACGCCAAGACGATTACATCGGACTGAAAATCGTTGAAGACCTCAAAAACAAGCTTTCAAAAAATGTTCTCCTGCTGGAGTGTGAGACGGTTCCAGAAAGCTACCTCTTGGACATCGAGGAATTCAATCCTACGAATGTATTGTTGGTTGATGCTGCTTTTTTAGGGCTCAAACCTGGGCAGGTTCGTCTTGTGGATGCTGAGTCGATTGTGGATTTTTCGGCTGTTACAACGCATATTTTGCCTTTGAGGCTTTTTTGTGAGTATGTTAAGCAGGCAACGGGTGCAAAAATTGGTTTGTTGCTGGTTGAGCCCAAAAACATGGAGTTTGGTGAAGGGTTAAGTTCTGAGGTTCAAGCTACCGCAAAAAAGTTAACTGAAGTATTGCTTGGCTTGTTTGGTTAG
- a CDS encoding AIR carboxylase family protein, with the protein MVGVAVIIMGSERDLDFSREISKYLKLLGINYEFRVASAHKTPEKVLAIIKEFEKEKAVYITVAGRSNALSAFVDGNTTKPVIACPPYSEKFGGADIYSSLRVPSGIGSVVTIEPEGAAIAAAKILSLENAELQGKVKSYQESKKKELETANEQVKKLK; encoded by the coding sequence ATGGTTGGCGTAGCAGTAATAATTATGGGTTCAGAGCGGGATTTAGATTTTTCCCGTGAAATATCAAAATACCTAAAACTGTTAGGCATAAACTACGAGTTCAGGGTTGCTTCAGCACACAAGACGCCCGAGAAAGTCCTTGCCATAATCAAGGAATTTGAAAAAGAAAAAGCTGTTTACATCACGGTTGCAGGGCGCTCGAACGCTTTAAGCGCTTTTGTCGACGGCAACACCACAAAACCCGTAATCGCCTGTCCACCTTACAGCGAAAAGTTCGGCGGTGCAGACATTTATTCTTCTCTTAGAGTTCCAAGCGGAATAGGCTCTGTTGTGACGATTGAGCCTGAAGGCGCAGCCATTGCGGCAGCGAAAATCTTGAGCTTGGAAAATGCTGAATTGCAAGGTAAAGTCAAGAGCTACCAAGAGAGCAAAAAGAAAGAGCTTGAAACTGCGAACGAGCAAGTTAAAAAATTGAAATAA
- a CDS encoding dTDP-4-dehydrorhamnose 3,5-epimerase family protein, whose amino-acid sequence MTDGNKELLMLKGIIIKPIKRLSDERGFFTEVMRKDWTELFGEDTVAQSNISFTYPGIIRAWHRHLRGQTDYFLALKGMIKICAFDDKSHELNEIVSNALDMQIVRMPGHYWHGFKALGNEPAMLLYFTTNLYNPADPDEQRREWNDPTLIPKIINGRNDDPRVGKPWDWNYPPHK is encoded by the coding sequence ATGACTGATGGAAACAAGGAATTACTCATGCTGAAAGGAATAATCATTAAACCGATAAAGCGTTTATCTGACGAGAGAGGCTTTTTTACAGAAGTCATGCGTAAAGACTGGACTGAACTTTTTGGCGAAGACACGGTTGCACAGTCAAATATCTCGTTTACTTACCCTGGTATTATTCGTGCATGGCACAGGCACCTCAGGGGACAAACCGATTATTTCTTGGCGCTGAAAGGGATGATAAAAATCTGTGCCTTTGATGACAAATCACACGAACTAAATGAAATAGTTTCAAACGCTTTGGACATGCAGATTGTGCGTATGCCTGGTCATTATTGGCACGGTTTCAAAGCACTTGGCAATGAACCTGCCATGCTACTGTATTTTACCACTAATTTGTATAACCCAGCAGACCCAGACGAGCAACGCCGGGAGTGGAATGACCCAACACTCATTCCAAAAATTATCAACGGAAGAAACGATGATCCGCGTGTTGGTAAACCTTGGGATTGGAACTATCCGCCACATAAGTGA
- a CDS encoding SDR family NAD(P)-dependent oxidoreductase: protein MTEVEKKILVTGGAGFIGSHLVDRLVAEGYFVRIIDDLSSGKIENIQHHLHTNRVDFVKGDIRDVSLVRKNVAGIDFVVHLAAIISVPFSVENPELTFDVNLHGTLNLLRSCAEEGVGKFVFISSCAVYGDPEVNPVTEDIKTNPISPYADSKLIGERYCLSFYERQLLKTVVLRFFNVYGSRQGVNDYSGVITRFISRVKKKEPLIIYGDGSQTRDFVNVNDIVDAILAAMKSEKAEGEVFNIGSGKSTSINELAKSVLELSNVDVEIKYENHRAGDIKHSLADISKARKLLDYEPKVSLKDGLRELI, encoded by the coding sequence ATGACTGAAGTTGAGAAAAAAATTTTGGTTACTGGTGGGGCTGGTTTTATCGGAAGCCACTTAGTTGACAGGCTGGTGGCTGAAGGTTATTTTGTTAGGATAATTGACGATTTGTCAAGCGGCAAGATAGAAAATATTCAACATCACCTGCACACTAATAGAGTTGATTTTGTTAAAGGCGACATTCGTGATGTCTCATTAGTTAGAAAAAATGTTGCTGGCATTGATTTCGTTGTTCATTTGGCTGCAATTATCAGTGTACCCTTTTCGGTTGAAAACCCAGAATTGACTTTTGACGTAAATCTCCACGGCACACTAAACCTTTTGCGGTCTTGTGCAGAAGAAGGTGTTGGCAAATTTGTGTTCATATCTAGTTGCGCCGTTTACGGTGACCCGGAGGTCAATCCTGTTACTGAAGACATAAAAACCAATCCAATTTCTCCATATGCTGACTCCAAACTTATTGGCGAACGGTATTGTCTAAGTTTTTACGAAAGACAGCTATTGAAAACAGTTGTTTTGCGCTTCTTTAACGTGTACGGCTCAAGGCAGGGTGTGAATGACTACAGCGGAGTAATTACACGCTTTATCAGCAGAGTAAAGAAAAAAGAACCCTTGATAATCTATGGTGACGGCTCGCAAACAAGAGATTTTGTAAACGTGAATGATATCGTTGACGCAATCTTGGCTGCCATGAAAAGCGAGAAGGCTGAGGGCGAAGTTTTCAATATCGGTTCTGGCAAATCCACTTCCATTAACGAATTAGCTAAATCGGTTTTAGAGTTAAGCAACGTAGACGTGGAGATTAAGTATGAAAACCATCGAGCTGGCGACATCAAGCACAGTTTAGCAGATATTTCTAAAGCTAGAAAGCTGTTGGACTATGAGCCTAAGGTTAGCTTGAAAGATGGTTTACGAGAATTAATTTAA